From a single Pseudalkalibacillus hwajinpoensis genomic region:
- a CDS encoding diphthine--ammonia ligase has protein sequence MKLLFSWSTGKDSALALYDCLNDPGQLITGLWTTINDHNDTISFHGVSRHLVKAQAEAIGLPLTLTNLPENCTNTQYEELIKKVLVSVKENGVTGVAFADLFLQDIRDYRVKQVNDIGLKGIFPLWQHSTIRTAHRFLATGFKAVITTVDSTKIDPKWIGRAYDEEFLRDLSANVDPCGENGEFHTFVYAGPIFKYSIPYVITHEVKNGPYITAILTCGLEG, from the coding sequence ATGAAACTCCTCTTTTCATGGAGCACTGGAAAAGATAGCGCTCTGGCTTTATACGATTGTTTGAATGATCCAGGTCAACTCATAACAGGTTTATGGACGACCATTAATGATCACAATGACACCATTTCATTTCATGGTGTCAGCAGGCATCTAGTCAAAGCACAGGCAGAAGCAATCGGTCTTCCTCTAACGCTAACAAATTTACCAGAAAACTGTACAAATACGCAATACGAAGAACTTATTAAAAAAGTTCTTGTGTCTGTTAAAGAAAACGGGGTAACCGGTGTTGCCTTTGCAGATTTGTTTTTACAAGATATTCGGGACTACCGTGTGAAACAAGTTAATGATATTGGGCTAAAGGGAATATTCCCTTTATGGCAACATTCAACCATACGAACAGCCCATCGGTTTTTAGCGACGGGTTTTAAAGCCGTTATAACCACCGTTGACAGTACTAAAATTGATCCTAAATGGATTGGGAGAGCGTATGATGAAGAGTTTTTGCGAGATCTTTCAGCCAATGTGGATCCCTGCGGGGAGAATGGGGAATTTCATACATTCGTTTATGCCGGCCCAATATTTAAATATTCTATTCCATACGTTATAACACATGAGGTTAAAAATGGTCCATACATAACAGCAATATTGACATGTGGTTTAGAGGGGTGA
- a CDS encoding GNAT family N-acetyltransferase: MDVYQLSSQTNEEVIAKVSRLLMKQITRSEHDGSYDKIVRGIELALEEQSASRIVVAEADDNFLGIAFFNIGVSLSSGGPYIWLNELFVDPDARNRGIGRKLLLHVIYWAENEGIKGIELETGINNAVTKHLYNSLGFHDIVSKRYGFTFSS; encoded by the coding sequence ATGGATGTATACCAGCTATCGAGCCAAACAAACGAAGAAGTGATTGCAAAAGTTTCAAGATTATTGATGAAACAGATTACACGTTCTGAACACGATGGTAGCTATGATAAAATTGTAAGAGGAATCGAACTTGCTCTTGAGGAACAATCAGCGTCTCGAATCGTTGTGGCTGAGGCTGATGATAACTTTCTTGGTATCGCTTTCTTTAATATTGGCGTTAGTCTTTCAAGCGGTGGACCATACATATGGTTGAACGAATTGTTTGTAGACCCGGATGCAAGGAATAGGGGCATTGGACGAAAGCTCCTCCTTCATGTGATCTACTGGGCTGAGAATGAGGGAATCAAGGGAATAGAGTTAGAAACAGGCATTAATAATGCAGTAACAAAGCATTTGTACAATTCGCTTGGTTTCCACGATATTGTATCAAAACGATACGGCTTCACCTTCTCCTCTTAA
- a CDS encoding NifU N-terminal domain-containing protein translates to MELRVDHTPNPNAIKITADQQLFEGTSSHSFKKNDNPDHPLAAALLKLDGVDNVFGYQDFITINKIPEAEWDNLLPEVKETITNNA, encoded by the coding sequence ATGGAATTACGCGTAGACCACACACCAAACCCAAATGCTATTAAAATCACAGCTGATCAGCAGCTATTTGAAGGTACTTCAAGTCATTCATTTAAGAAAAATGATAATCCGGACCATCCACTGGCAGCAGCATTACTTAAATTAGATGGTGTTGATAATGTATTTGGTTACCAGGACTTCATTACAATCAACAAAATCCCTGAAGCTGAATGGGATAATTTGCTTCCTGAAGTGAAAGAAACAATTACTAACAATGCTTAA
- a CDS encoding YitT family protein → MLGAVLGAVSLNLFLIPANVYASGFTGIAQLLSSVLRDYTPINISTGIVLLLLNIPVAILGWKKVGKSFTLYSVISVGATTFFLGVIPIQALSEDILLNAVFGGVITAIGIGFTLKWGASTGGMDIVAMILSRMKDRPIGTYFFSLNSLIILTAGMLYGWEKALYTLVTLYVSSRVIDVIHTRHEKLTAMIVTAKGDELQKAIHDRLVRGITKLPAKGAYRGEDKEMLMIVVTRYELYDLEHVIHDIDPTAFTNIVNTTGIFGFFRTDG, encoded by the coding sequence ATGTTAGGTGCAGTTCTTGGAGCTGTCTCGCTTAACTTGTTCCTGATTCCTGCTAATGTGTATGCAAGTGGGTTTACTGGAATCGCGCAGCTTCTTTCAAGTGTGCTAAGGGATTATACCCCAATAAATATTTCTACAGGTATTGTCTTGCTGTTATTAAATATACCTGTCGCAATCCTTGGTTGGAAGAAGGTCGGGAAATCCTTCACGTTATATAGTGTCATTAGCGTTGGTGCAACTACATTCTTCCTTGGAGTGATACCGATTCAAGCTTTATCAGAAGATATCCTGCTGAATGCCGTATTCGGTGGTGTCATCACTGCAATCGGGATTGGCTTTACATTAAAATGGGGTGCTTCAACAGGGGGAATGGACATCGTCGCCATGATTCTCTCTAGAATGAAGGACCGACCAATTGGAACGTACTTCTTCAGTTTGAATTCTTTAATCATTCTTACTGCAGGTATGCTTTACGGCTGGGAAAAAGCTCTCTATACACTTGTAACGCTATATGTATCTTCACGAGTGATTGACGTTATTCACACGCGACATGAGAAACTGACAGCTATGATTGTCACTGCAAAAGGGGATGAACTGCAAAAAGCCATTCACGATCGTCTCGTTAGAGGGATTACCAAACTCCCTGCAAAAGGAGCTTACCGCGGAGAAGACAAAGAAATGCTCATGATCGTCGTCACACGTTATGAACTATACGACCTAGAGCACGTCATCCACGACATCGACCCAACCGCATTCACCAACATCGTCAACACCACCGGAATCTTCGGCTTCTTTAGAACAGATGGTTAG
- a CDS encoding DegV family protein, translated as MNVKIITDSASDLPQDLVGKHNLEIMPLMVIVGDEEYYDGEDIQAKELYKLLREGTMAKTSQIPPARIRETFVKYAEQGQPFIYIALSSGISGTYQSAAVIKNEVQGDFPDVQMEIIDSKAASLGYGLMAIHAAKLAENGKSVDEILQSLTTSYLTHMEHIFTVDDLEFLQRGGRVSRASAFIGGMLKIKPVLNVEDGKLVPIEKIRGKNKVYKRMVEIMQERGVNLQSQLIGISHGDDLESAEKLKSVIQETYGSENFIITEVGATIGSHSGPGTLALFFLNK; from the coding sequence GTGAATGTTAAAATTATAACTGACAGCGCTTCAGATTTACCCCAGGACCTGGTTGGTAAACACAACCTTGAGATTATGCCTCTTATGGTCATTGTTGGAGATGAAGAATACTATGATGGAGAAGACATTCAGGCAAAAGAATTATACAAGCTGCTTCGAGAAGGTACGATGGCAAAGACCTCTCAGATCCCCCCAGCAAGGATACGAGAAACGTTTGTTAAGTATGCAGAGCAGGGACAGCCTTTTATTTACATTGCGCTCTCCTCCGGTATTTCAGGCACCTATCAATCTGCAGCCGTCATTAAGAATGAAGTTCAGGGAGATTTTCCTGACGTTCAAATGGAGATCATTGACTCGAAAGCCGCATCACTTGGGTACGGACTAATGGCAATTCATGCAGCAAAGCTTGCTGAAAATGGAAAATCAGTTGATGAGATTCTTCAGAGTTTAACAACATCCTACCTCACACATATGGAACATATTTTTACCGTTGACGACCTTGAATTTCTTCAGCGTGGTGGAAGAGTAAGTAGAGCATCGGCATTCATTGGTGGAATGCTTAAAATCAAACCCGTATTGAACGTTGAAGATGGAAAACTCGTTCCCATCGAAAAGATCCGTGGCAAAAACAAAGTATATAAACGAATGGTAGAAATCATGCAGGAACGCGGTGTTAACCTGCAGTCTCAGCTCATCGGGATTTCGCATGGTGATGACCTCGAAAGTGCTGAGAAACTGAAAAGTGTGATTCAAGAAACATACGGCAGTGAAAACTTCATAATTACTGAAGTTGGCGCCACCATTGGATCTCACTCCGGCCCAGGAACGCTTGCCCTGTTTTTCTTGAATAAATAA
- a CDS encoding energy-coupling factor transporter transmembrane component T family protein has translation MQWTLQYEETWLHRLNPAFKLTFFLLIFLLLLFIHNPNMIVNITVVPLILVWFATGHKKKLLLIMMIPFLILFFSSASSMIFFGQGSTTWWKWGLIHITEESFYRGLHIGFRALNFALLGLLFALTTRPVSLFYSLIQQLKVPPRFAYSFMAAVRILPVMMEEFQQLRAALLIRGVKKKKGFARIMQSVKLYAVPLLSQSIRRAHRIAVAMEAKQFSNEKRTYYYQQSVSKRDLYFVLFITGGLALATWIGTTYPYFAITDVRQ, from the coding sequence ATGCAATGGACTCTTCAATATGAAGAAACGTGGCTTCATCGCCTGAACCCAGCGTTCAAGCTTACTTTCTTTCTACTCATATTTCTACTGTTGTTATTTATTCATAACCCCAATATGATTGTGAATATCACTGTAGTTCCCCTTATACTCGTATGGTTTGCGACAGGGCATAAGAAGAAACTGCTGCTGATTATGATGATCCCTTTCCTGATTCTATTTTTCTCAAGTGCCTCAAGTATGATTTTCTTTGGACAGGGGTCAACAACATGGTGGAAGTGGGGTCTCATTCATATCACTGAAGAAAGCTTTTATCGAGGGCTTCACATTGGGTTTAGGGCGCTGAATTTTGCATTGCTGGGATTGTTGTTTGCATTAACAACAAGACCTGTATCTCTTTTCTATTCACTCATTCAGCAGTTAAAAGTTCCACCGCGCTTTGCCTATAGTTTCATGGCGGCTGTCAGGATTCTCCCAGTGATGATGGAAGAATTTCAGCAACTGAGAGCTGCACTTCTGATAAGAGGAGTAAAAAAGAAGAAAGGCTTTGCTCGGATCATGCAATCTGTGAAGCTATATGCCGTTCCGCTCTTATCACAGAGCATTAGAAGAGCGCATCGAATCGCTGTTGCAATGGAAGCAAAGCAATTTAGTAACGAGAAACGGACGTATTACTACCAACAAAGTGTTTCAAAACGAGATCTTTATTTTGTGCTGTTTATAACAGGAGGTCTTGCGCTTGCCACCTGGATTGGCACGACATATCCTTATTTCGCGATAACTGATGTAAGACAATAA
- a CDS encoding ABC transporter ATP-binding protein — MKAGVTNLRVKYAGVPTLLFEDLSLNISQGEKVLFLGPSGCGKSTLLQILSGLIPNAVPVPMKADEAIIPESTGVVFQDPDAQFCMPYVDEEIAFVLENRAVPQSEMKGLIQHYLKKAGLSFNDPHIEISTLSQGMKQRLAIASMLALEPEMIFLDEPTALLDPEGTTEVWTTIKEIKAKQTMIIVEHKIDEVIDFVDRIVLFDGEGKILADSDPNTIFSFYKQQLKNYGIWYPGVWEEHVSENVIPQVNTGGMVLSIHNLKGYRGKVPKIDVREITANEGEWIAITGENGAGKSSLLLSLMSVMKTTGHKIIYGQELKTVSDARQQFAFVFQNPEFQFVTNSVYEELAYSLEITGDPEVNEKVVSWLHSYELDHVSTLHPYQLSTGQKRRLSVGTAMFGDQPVLLLDEPTFGQDARNTFKLLQLFEELRANGMLILMVTHDEHIVKNYATREWVVDAGILVQDRCSDRIGEVDRHAMDSSI, encoded by the coding sequence ATGAAAGCAGGCGTTACGAATTTGCGCGTAAAATATGCAGGTGTACCAACATTATTGTTTGAGGATTTATCTCTTAATATCTCTCAAGGCGAGAAAGTGCTATTTCTCGGACCTAGTGGATGCGGGAAATCGACGTTACTTCAAATACTGTCAGGATTAATCCCGAATGCCGTTCCAGTACCAATGAAGGCAGATGAAGCGATCATACCCGAATCCACTGGGGTCGTCTTCCAGGATCCCGATGCACAATTTTGTATGCCATACGTAGATGAAGAAATTGCGTTTGTGCTAGAGAATCGAGCAGTGCCTCAGTCTGAAATGAAGGGACTTATTCAGCACTATTTAAAGAAAGCGGGTCTTTCGTTTAACGATCCCCATATTGAAATTAGTACGCTCTCGCAAGGGATGAAGCAGCGCCTCGCAATTGCTTCTATGCTTGCACTCGAGCCTGAAATGATTTTCCTTGATGAACCAACAGCACTACTCGATCCAGAAGGAACGACAGAAGTCTGGACTACCATAAAAGAAATTAAAGCGAAACAAACCATGATTATTGTAGAGCATAAAATTGATGAGGTGATTGACTTTGTCGACCGGATTGTTTTGTTTGATGGGGAAGGGAAGATTCTTGCTGATTCAGACCCAAACACCATTTTTTCATTTTATAAACAGCAATTAAAGAATTATGGCATTTGGTATCCGGGTGTCTGGGAAGAGCATGTGAGTGAAAATGTTATCCCGCAAGTAAATACAGGGGGGATGGTTTTATCTATCCATAATTTAAAAGGTTATCGTGGAAAAGTTCCTAAAATTGATGTGCGTGAGATCACGGCGAATGAAGGGGAATGGATCGCGATAACGGGTGAAAATGGAGCGGGAAAGAGCTCCCTTCTATTAAGCTTGATGAGCGTTATGAAAACTACCGGTCATAAAATAATTTATGGCCAGGAGCTAAAAACGGTAAGTGATGCGCGTCAGCAATTTGCATTTGTTTTTCAAAATCCAGAATTTCAGTTTGTGACCAATTCAGTTTATGAAGAGCTTGCATATTCCCTTGAGATTACTGGTGATCCAGAAGTTAACGAAAAAGTGGTATCATGGCTGCATTCGTATGAATTGGACCACGTGAGCACCCTTCATCCTTATCAGCTTTCTACAGGGCAGAAGCGCCGCTTAAGTGTTGGAACAGCGATGTTTGGCGATCAACCCGTCTTGCTTTTAGATGAGCCAACATTTGGTCAGGATGCAAGGAATACCTTTAAGCTGTTACAGCTTTTTGAAGAGTTAAGGGCAAATGGAATGTTGATCTTAATGGTTACGCATGATGAGCATATCGTTAAGAATTATGCGACTAGAGAATGGGTGGTCGATGCCGGAATTCTTGTACAGGATCGTTGCTCAGATCGAATAGGGGAGGTTGATCGCCATGCAATGGACTCTTCAATATGA
- a CDS encoding ECF transporter S component, with product MKRLKLSDILITIVIALVFGIIYKLWGPVYNVFKPFGLHIGDLIYGMWFIAGTVAMLLLRKPGVALLAETAAASGEFLVGSEYGLSVLLYGVVQGLGTELMFALFGYKRYTAFVAALGGIAAAVGSLVMDAAYGYVMDLALWNLLLLIGARLLGGLLLAGILAYFLVEALEKTGVTSLIRPASDEDYKALDR from the coding sequence ATGAAACGCTTAAAATTGTCCGATATTTTGATAACAATCGTAATTGCGCTTGTCTTTGGCATTATTTATAAATTATGGGGCCCGGTTTACAACGTATTTAAACCATTTGGGCTTCATATCGGCGACCTCATTTACGGAATGTGGTTTATTGCCGGTACGGTAGCTATGCTTCTTCTTCGTAAGCCAGGTGTAGCTCTCCTGGCAGAGACTGCTGCTGCCTCTGGTGAATTTTTAGTTGGATCAGAGTACGGATTATCTGTTCTTTTATATGGCGTAGTTCAGGGGCTCGGAACGGAATTGATGTTTGCCCTATTTGGTTACAAGCGCTATACAGCATTTGTAGCAGCGCTTGGCGGTATTGCGGCAGCTGTAGGATCGCTCGTGATGGATGCGGCGTATGGCTACGTTATGGACCTTGCACTCTGGAATTTATTATTACTAATCGGTGCTCGTTTATTAGGAGGATTGCTGCTAGCTGGGATTCTAGCTTACTTCCTAGTTGAAGCATTGGAAAAGACTGGCGTTACAAGTCTGATTCGACCAGCAAGTGACGAGGACTATAAAGCGCTTGATCGTTGA
- the tenA gene encoding thiaminase II, with the protein MSFTQELREEAAPIFEAIFDHPFVRGIAAGELEKDQLVHYVKQDFEYLNTFMKIYGMAVSKCETREEMALFNEQISFVLHSEIHPHNNLCRAAEVTYEELHGFPLAPTAHHYTRHMLEAAHSGTLGEIVAALLPCPWTYLEIGQRLMEEVQPDETHPFYDWITFYGEKSMEPVTDQLRKMLDKWAETAPENELKRIKEYFMISCQLEYGFWEMAYTVEQWPVEIGRGVKT; encoded by the coding sequence ATGTCATTTACGCAAGAGCTAAGAGAGGAAGCTGCCCCGATTTTTGAGGCTATTTTTGATCATCCTTTCGTACGAGGGATAGCTGCTGGGGAATTAGAAAAGGATCAGCTTGTTCACTATGTTAAGCAGGATTTTGAGTATTTAAACACGTTTATGAAAATCTATGGTATGGCTGTTTCAAAGTGTGAAACAAGAGAAGAAATGGCGCTATTTAATGAGCAAATTTCCTTTGTCCTCCATAGCGAAATTCACCCACATAACAACTTATGTCGCGCTGCTGAAGTAACTTATGAGGAGCTTCATGGGTTTCCACTTGCTCCGACCGCACATCATTACACAAGGCATATGCTTGAGGCAGCACATTCAGGAACTCTCGGTGAAATTGTTGCGGCTCTCTTACCATGCCCGTGGACGTATCTTGAAATAGGACAGCGTTTAATGGAAGAAGTCCAGCCTGATGAAACCCATCCTTTTTATGATTGGATTACTTTTTACGGAGAAAAATCGATGGAGCCTGTAACCGATCAGCTAAGAAAAATGCTTGATAAATGGGCTGAAACTGCACCAGAGAATGAATTAAAAAGGATTAAGGAGTATTTCATGATTAGCTGTCAGTTGGAATATGGGTTCTGGGAAATGGCTTATACTGTTGAGCAGTGGCCGGTTGAAATAGGAAGGGGAGTAAAAACATGA
- a CDS encoding histidine kinase N-terminal domain-containing protein translates to MSSNHLKQNFEEQLATFLERFQPEIVNRWLAIARLSPDDPYYEEIIKNGKRTVELITKYIRNQDESWIKTLTKKIASERIEANVNIGELVANINSGRSVVISVLNQSEFNRNELSKALEIINKYFNAYLYHSVTEYTNLKDSIIQDKNKFIQEMHSDRLTILGQLGASFAHEFRNPLTSIKGFLKLLEHNQAMNKEMWQHYFAIINGEMENLEKKVSQFLYLSKMRGIDDNPLPANVSDLLAYTTEVLYPRLLESMIEVKTTIEQDLMVYGVEEQLKQVILNIMINSIEELNENPVKNRLIEINGRCDGQLIVIEITNNGKLIPTHLIDRIFDPFISTKNLGTGLGLSVCKQIIEKHKGFINVRSNETKTTFVIKLPVMVDNEWKA, encoded by the coding sequence ATGAGTAGTAACCACTTAAAACAAAATTTTGAAGAGCAGCTTGCCACGTTTCTCGAACGTTTTCAGCCTGAAATTGTAAATAGGTGGCTTGCTATTGCGAGACTTTCACCGGATGATCCCTATTATGAAGAAATAATCAAAAATGGAAAACGAACAGTAGAATTAATCACAAAGTATATTCGTAATCAGGATGAAAGCTGGATTAAAACACTAACAAAGAAAATTGCAAGTGAGCGAATTGAGGCCAATGTTAATATTGGAGAATTAGTAGCCAATATTAATTCAGGAAGATCAGTTGTCATCTCGGTTCTCAATCAATCAGAATTTAATCGAAACGAGCTTTCGAAAGCCCTTGAAATCATAAACAAATACTTTAATGCGTATTTGTATCATTCCGTGACAGAGTACACGAATCTTAAAGATAGCATCATTCAGGATAAAAATAAATTCATCCAGGAGATGCATAGTGATCGATTAACAATCCTTGGGCAGCTTGGAGCAAGTTTCGCTCATGAATTTCGAAATCCGTTAACCTCTATTAAAGGATTTTTAAAGCTGCTTGAGCATAATCAAGCGATGAATAAAGAAATGTGGCAACACTACTTTGCAATTATCAATGGAGAAATGGAAAATCTTGAAAAAAAGGTTAGTCAATTTCTATATTTATCAAAAATGCGAGGTATTGATGATAATCCGTTACCTGCAAATGTAAGCGACTTGCTAGCTTATACAACGGAAGTTCTTTACCCAAGGCTGTTGGAATCAATGATTGAGGTGAAAACAACCATTGAACAGGATTTAATGGTATATGGGGTAGAAGAGCAGTTAAAACAGGTTATCCTTAATATCATGATCAATTCTATTGAAGAATTGAATGAAAATCCTGTGAAAAACCGTCTGATTGAAATCAATGGCAGATGCGATGGTCAGCTAATAGTCATTGAAATTACTAATAATGGCAAGTTGATACCAACTCATCTTATAGATCGCATATTCGATCCCTTCATTAGTACAAAGAATCTTGGAACGGGACTTGGTTTATCGGTATGTAAGCAGATTATTGAAAAACATAAGGGTTTTATTAATGTTCGGTCAAATGAAACCAAAACGACTTTTGTTATCAAACTTCCGGTTATGGTTGACAATGAGTGGAAAGCATAG
- a CDS encoding SDR family oxidoreductase — MRPEFRQTNGQPAQHQNHQPGSEKEMNPSPLTEDNDYKGSGKLSNKVALITGGDSGIGEAAAIAYAKEGAKLAIVYLDEHEDAENTKKQIEDEGSECLLLPGDIGDEAFCSSVINQVIEHYGQLDVLINNAAEQHPKQGLEEITAEQLEKTFRTNVFSMFHLTKAALPHLKKGSAIINTSSVTAYEGNEQLIDYSSTKGAITAFTRSLAKSLVGKGIRVNSMAPGPIWTPLIPSTFSAEKVKNFGTNTPMGRPGQPEELAAAYVLLGSDGSSYMTGQTLHINGGQYVTS; from the coding sequence ATGCGTCCTGAATTCAGACAAACTAACGGCCAACCCGCCCAACATCAAAATCACCAACCAGGTTCAGAGAAGGAAATGAACCCTTCTCCACTGACTGAGGATAACGATTATAAAGGTTCAGGGAAATTATCGAACAAAGTAGCACTTATCACTGGAGGCGACAGTGGTATTGGTGAAGCAGCCGCTATCGCATATGCGAAAGAAGGAGCAAAGCTTGCAATTGTTTACCTCGATGAGCATGAAGATGCTGAGAATACCAAAAAGCAAATTGAAGATGAGGGCAGCGAATGTCTTCTTCTACCGGGAGATATTGGTGACGAAGCTTTTTGCTCAAGTGTGATTAACCAGGTAATCGAGCACTATGGGCAACTTGATGTGTTAATTAATAACGCCGCAGAACAGCATCCTAAACAAGGACTGGAGGAGATAACGGCTGAACAATTAGAGAAAACCTTTCGCACCAATGTCTTCTCAATGTTTCATTTAACAAAAGCCGCACTTCCACACCTCAAGAAAGGAAGTGCGATCATCAATACGTCCTCTGTAACAGCATACGAAGGAAACGAGCAGCTCATTGATTACTCCAGTACGAAAGGCGCCATAACTGCTTTCACAAGAAGCCTTGCGAAATCACTGGTAGGCAAAGGCATTCGTGTAAATAGCATGGCACCTGGTCCAATCTGGACACCGCTTATTCCTTCCACATTCTCTGCTGAGAAAGTGAAAAATTTTGGTACGAATACCCCAATGGGAAGACCAGGGCAACCGGAAGAGCTGGCCGCAGCTTATGTATTGCTTGGCTCAGACGGATCCTCATACATGACTGGCCAAACCCTTCACATTAACGGCGGGCAATATGTGACGTCTTAA
- a CDS encoding Ku protein, with product MMHTMWKGAISFGLVNIPIKLYAATEDKDIKMRYLHQECHTPIKYEKRCPNCDRSLESDEIVRGYEYEEGKFVIMEKDEIESLAREKNKSVEIVDFIELTDIDPVYFNRSYFIGPNDNGNKPYMLLKQAMEESGRIGLAKITIRSKEHLAAVRVYEKGLMLETMYFPDEVRAIDNVPDLPEELEVSDKEKKLAKQLIEQLTTKFEPSNYKDERREAIMALIESKISGDEIKVVEEKPKRNVADLMDALQASLDSTPKPAKKKKAAPRKKKVAK from the coding sequence ATGATGCATACGATGTGGAAAGGAGCGATTAGTTTTGGACTTGTTAATATTCCAATCAAACTTTATGCGGCTACAGAAGATAAGGATATTAAAATGCGGTACCTTCACCAGGAGTGCCACACGCCAATAAAGTATGAAAAGCGCTGTCCCAATTGTGATCGCTCGTTAGAATCAGATGAAATTGTTCGGGGTTATGAATATGAAGAGGGTAAGTTTGTGATTATGGAAAAAGATGAAATCGAATCACTTGCACGCGAAAAAAATAAGTCAGTTGAAATTGTAGACTTCATTGAACTGACTGACATCGATCCTGTATATTTCAACCGCTCTTATTTTATTGGGCCAAATGATAACGGCAATAAACCTTACATGCTGTTAAAACAAGCTATGGAGGAATCCGGGAGGATCGGACTTGCTAAGATTACAATTCGCTCCAAAGAGCATCTGGCAGCGGTTCGAGTGTATGAGAAAGGATTAATGCTTGAAACCATGTATTTCCCTGATGAAGTTAGAGCCATCGATAACGTCCCCGATTTACCAGAAGAGCTAGAAGTAAGCGACAAAGAAAAGAAGTTAGCTAAACAGCTCATCGAACAGCTAACAACAAAGTTTGAGCCTTCCAACTACAAAGACGAACGACGGGAAGCGATCATGGCTTTGATTGAAAGCAAAATTTCCGGTGATGAAATCAAAGTGGTTGAAGAAAAACCAAAACGGAATGTCGCAGACTTGATGGACGCCCTACAAGCAAGTCTCGACTCTACTCCTAAACCGGCGAAAAAGAAAAAAGCAGCCCCTAGAAAGAAAAAGGTCGCGAAATGA